A single genomic interval of Sceloporus undulatus isolate JIND9_A2432 ecotype Alabama chromosome 2, SceUnd_v1.1, whole genome shotgun sequence harbors:
- the LOC121923000 gene encoding protein ALP1-like codes for MDAASSVGAALALTLQSAGTAASALVLSPTTSIPAGTQMSDHMQQTETAIVAGAVAVLHNNAAAAVMIASTRCPRRWWMRPRSTAWWDGFVMSVSSDEQWRLFFRMPRALFYRLVEELRPELEKTDTVMRRAIPVEKRVATALWVLAHRGSYKQIGQRFGVGAATAREVLVEFALAMRKHLLPRTVYLGSVHEIMDGFAELGFPQVVGAVDGCRCLIVPPLRQREQSANRMDSYSILLQGTCDHTGRFVDVEIGGIHKARVICNSAIFKGMEAGTFVPGNPTITMCGQQIGPLLLSNSDHPIRTWLMKPYPGATNDKERLFNENLNRAKRVAEKAFSRLKARWRFLTAPLHVGKENLIPIIASCVVLHNLCETKGRVLDEGHHYRRNSELPTPRAPLVDDEDEKKREGEAVREALAQFFHTGRT; via the exons ATGGACGCAGCATCGTCTGTGGGGGCAGCACTAGCACTCACCCTGCAATCTGCGGGTACAGCAGCCAGCGCATTGGTGCTCTCACCAACAACATCGATACCCGCAGGCACCCAGATGAGTGACCACATGCAGCAGACTGAGACAGCCATTGTAGCGGGTGCCGTAGCCGTTCTACACAATAATGCTGCAGCTGCCGTCATGATAGCATCAACCAGGTGCCCACGCCGCTGGTGGATGCGTCCAAGAAGCACTGCGTGGTGGGATGGGTTTGTCATGTCTGTCTCCTCAGATGAGCAATGGCGGCTGttcttccgaatgccccgtgccctcttctACAGGCTAGTGGAAGAGCTGCGTCCAGAGCTGGAGAAGACGGACACCGTCATGCGAAGAGCCATCCCAGTGGAGAAGAGGGTTGCCACGGCCCTCTGGGTGCTTGCCCACCGAGGCAGCTACAAGCAAATTGGCCAGCGTTTTGGGGTTGGTGCTGCCACCGCTAGAGAGGTATTAGTGGAATTTGCCCTGGCCATGAGGAAGCATCTGCTGCCACGTACTGTGTACCTGGGGAGTGTCCATGAG ATCATGGATGGTTTCGCTGAGCTGGGCTTCCCGCAAGTAGTGGGTGCTGTGGATGGGTGCCGCTGTCTGATCGTTCCACCACTGCGGCAGAGAGAACAGTCCGCCAACCGCATGGACAGCTACTCCATTCTTCTCCAGGGGACCTGCGACCACACGGGGCGTTTTGTGGATGTGGAGATCGGTGGTATACACAAAGCACGTGTCATCTGTAACTCTGCCATCTTCAAGGGCATGGAGGCGGGCACTTTTGTGCCAGGGAACCCAACCATCACCATGTGTGGCCAGCAGATTGGCCCTCTCCTGCTCTCCAACAGTGACCATCCCATTCGGACGTGGCTCATGAAGCCGTACCCGGGGGCCACCAATGACAAGGAGAGGCTCTTCAATGAGAACCTGAATCGCGCTAAGCGTGTTGCGGAAAAGGCATTCAGCCGCCTGAAGGCGCGGTGGAGGTTCCTCACTGCCCCGCTGCATGTGGGCAAGGAAAACCTCATCCCCATCATAGCCTCATGTGTGGTCCTGCACAACCTGTGCGAGACAAAGGGCAGGGTCTTGGACGAGGGCCACCATTACAGGCGCAACTCCGAGCTGCCCACCCCGAGGGCACCCTTGGtggatgatgaggatgagaaaAAGCGGGAGGGTGAGGCAGTGAGAGAGGCGCTGGCACAGTTCTTCCACACTGGGAGGACATGA
- the LOC121922968 gene encoding zinc finger protein 345-like isoform X1, which yields MCLFGSCDKADVRFTEEEEEEEGFLAGCGLEVMEEEDYKNVAILDYGEDCPPSPKPWQMSSIAIKVEVKEENMEEEEEEAKRQEENEAGYGWNMAIPGQADNLFQIPIQQELPKEKSERPSRRRTFPTKFSLDSDCKSHIEEKPHICLECGKSFSHSHSLTVHQRIHTGDKPFECMECGKHFNQFSHLTSHQRTHTGEKPYKCTECGKSFSSRSSISSHQRIHAGDKRYKCLECGKTFQRSAHLSSHQRIHTGENRCKCLACGKEFSRNRNYTQEKPSICLKCQKNFQSSGKLNSGNGVETFTDGTQPQQSTDIKKPYKCMECGKCYGDTTSFTRHQHIHRGEKPYKCSDCGKTYAWKAILIKHQRIHTGEKPYKCMECGKTFSFSSSLASHQKIHTGEKPYKCMECGKDFSHSTGLIQHLRIHTDEKPFTCLECQKSFRSSTKLNLHMRVHTGEKPYKCLECGKSFSYNAYLRSHKRIHTGEKPYECLECGKTFHQRPHLVSHQRIHTGEKPYECFECGKTFSQSSHRNLHQRVHTGEKPYNCLTCGKTFSNNRNLTFHHRTHTGEKPYKCFECGKCFSQSSSLRIHEKIHTGDKPYHCFECGKRFSCSSSLISHQRTHTGDKPYKCFECGKSFGQSQGLAMHIKFHREKM from the exons ATGTGTTTGTTTG GGTCGTGTGACAAAGCGGACGTGCGTTtcacggaggaggaagaggaagaggaaggtttcCTCGCGGGTTGTGGCTTGGAAGTCATGGAAGAGGAGGATTATAAGAACGTGGCCATTCTAG ACTATGGGGAGGATTGCCCTCCTTCTCCGAAGCCATGGCAGATGTCCTCAATAGCTATCAAGGTAGAAGTGAAGGAGGAGAacatggaggaagaagaagaagaggcaaagAGGCAAGAGGAAAACGAAGCAGGGTATGGGTGGAATATGGCCATTCCCGGGCAGGCTGATAACCTTTTTCAAATCCCAATCCAGCAAGAGCTTCCCAAGGAAAAGAGTGAGCGTCCTTCACGTAGGAGAACATTCCCTACCAAGTTCAGCCTTGACTCAGATTGCAAAAGCCATATAGAAGAAAAACCACACATATgcctggaatgtgggaagagtttTAGTCATAGCCATAGTCTTACTGTCCACCAGAGAATTCACACTGGGGACAAACCATttgaatgcatggaatgtggaaagcaCTTTAATCAGTTCTCACACCTTACCTCACATCAGAGAACCCATACAGGcgagaaaccctataaatgcacggaatgtgggaagagcttcagtagTAGGTCAAGCATTTCTTCACACCAGAGAATTCACGCAGGAGACAAGCGCTACAagtgcttggaatgtggaaagacctTTCAACGGAGTGCGCACCTTTCTAGTCACCAgcgaatccacactggagaaaaccGGTGTAAATGCTTGGCGTGTGGGAAAGAGTTCAGTCGCAACCGAAACTACACTCAGGAAAAACCAAGCATATGTTTGAAATGTCAAAAGAACTTTCAGAGTAGCGGAAAGCTCAATTCAGGTAATGGTGTTGAGACGTTCACTGACGGCACGCAACCACAACAGAGCACTGACATAAAGAAACCATAtaagtgcatggaatgtggaaagtgcTATGGTGATACTACAAGCTTTACGAGACACCAGCACATCCACAGGGGAGAGAAACCTTATAAATGCTCAGACTGCGGAAAGACCTATGCTTGGAAGGCAATCCTCATTAAACATCAAAGgatccacaccggagagaagccatacaaatgcatggagtgtggcaAGACCTTCAGCTTTTCCTCAAGCCTTGCTTCGCATCAAAAAATCCACACTGGCGAGAAACcgtacaaatgcatggaatgcggGAAGGATTTCAGTCATAGCACCGGTCTGATTCAGCATCTGAGGATCCACACGGACGAAAAACCTTTCACCTGTTTGGAATGCCAAAAGAGTTTCAGGAGCAGCACAAAGCTCAATTTACACATGAGAGttcacactggggagaaaccatataaatgcttggagtgtggaaagagcttcagttaCAATGCTTACTTACGTTCACATAAAagaatccacactggggagaaaccatacgaatgcttggagtgtgggaagaCCTTCCACCAGAGACCGCACCTCGTGTCCCATCAAAGAATCCATACTGGGGAGAAGCCGTACGAATGCTTTGAGTGCGGAAAGACCTTTAGCCAGAGCTCGCATCGTAACCTGCACCAGCGAgtgcacacaggggagaaaccttacAACTGCCTGACATGTGGAAAGACCTTCAGTAATAACAGAAATCTTACTTTCCATCACAGGACCCATACgggggagaagccatacaagtgctTCGAGTGCGGGAAGTGCTTCAGTCAGAGCTCAAGCCTTCGCATCCATGAAAAAATCCACACAGGGGACAAGCCGTACCATTGCTTTGAGTGTGGAAAGAGATTCAGCTGTAGCTCAAGCCTCATTTCTCatcagagaacccacacaggagataAACCGTATAAGTGCTTTGAGTGTGGGAAAAGCTTTGGTCAGAGTCAGGGCCTTGCTATGCATATTAAATTTCACAGGGAAAAAATGTAG
- the LOC121922968 gene encoding zinc finger protein 345-like isoform X2 — MEEEDYKNVAILDYGEDCPPSPKPWQMSSIAIKVEVKEENMEEEEEEAKRQEENEAGYGWNMAIPGQADNLFQIPIQQELPKEKSERPSRRRTFPTKFSLDSDCKSHIEEKPHICLECGKSFSHSHSLTVHQRIHTGDKPFECMECGKHFNQFSHLTSHQRTHTGEKPYKCTECGKSFSSRSSISSHQRIHAGDKRYKCLECGKTFQRSAHLSSHQRIHTGENRCKCLACGKEFSRNRNYTQEKPSICLKCQKNFQSSGKLNSGNGVETFTDGTQPQQSTDIKKPYKCMECGKCYGDTTSFTRHQHIHRGEKPYKCSDCGKTYAWKAILIKHQRIHTGEKPYKCMECGKTFSFSSSLASHQKIHTGEKPYKCMECGKDFSHSTGLIQHLRIHTDEKPFTCLECQKSFRSSTKLNLHMRVHTGEKPYKCLECGKSFSYNAYLRSHKRIHTGEKPYECLECGKTFHQRPHLVSHQRIHTGEKPYECFECGKTFSQSSHRNLHQRVHTGEKPYNCLTCGKTFSNNRNLTFHHRTHTGEKPYKCFECGKCFSQSSSLRIHEKIHTGDKPYHCFECGKRFSCSSSLISHQRTHTGDKPYKCFECGKSFGQSQGLAMHIKFHREKM, encoded by the exons ATGGAAGAGGAGGATTATAAGAACGTGGCCATTCTAG ACTATGGGGAGGATTGCCCTCCTTCTCCGAAGCCATGGCAGATGTCCTCAATAGCTATCAAGGTAGAAGTGAAGGAGGAGAacatggaggaagaagaagaagaggcaaagAGGCAAGAGGAAAACGAAGCAGGGTATGGGTGGAATATGGCCATTCCCGGGCAGGCTGATAACCTTTTTCAAATCCCAATCCAGCAAGAGCTTCCCAAGGAAAAGAGTGAGCGTCCTTCACGTAGGAGAACATTCCCTACCAAGTTCAGCCTTGACTCAGATTGCAAAAGCCATATAGAAGAAAAACCACACATATgcctggaatgtgggaagagtttTAGTCATAGCCATAGTCTTACTGTCCACCAGAGAATTCACACTGGGGACAAACCATttgaatgcatggaatgtggaaagcaCTTTAATCAGTTCTCACACCTTACCTCACATCAGAGAACCCATACAGGcgagaaaccctataaatgcacggaatgtgggaagagcttcagtagTAGGTCAAGCATTTCTTCACACCAGAGAATTCACGCAGGAGACAAGCGCTACAagtgcttggaatgtggaaagacctTTCAACGGAGTGCGCACCTTTCTAGTCACCAgcgaatccacactggagaaaaccGGTGTAAATGCTTGGCGTGTGGGAAAGAGTTCAGTCGCAACCGAAACTACACTCAGGAAAAACCAAGCATATGTTTGAAATGTCAAAAGAACTTTCAGAGTAGCGGAAAGCTCAATTCAGGTAATGGTGTTGAGACGTTCACTGACGGCACGCAACCACAACAGAGCACTGACATAAAGAAACCATAtaagtgcatggaatgtggaaagtgcTATGGTGATACTACAAGCTTTACGAGACACCAGCACATCCACAGGGGAGAGAAACCTTATAAATGCTCAGACTGCGGAAAGACCTATGCTTGGAAGGCAATCCTCATTAAACATCAAAGgatccacaccggagagaagccatacaaatgcatggagtgtggcaAGACCTTCAGCTTTTCCTCAAGCCTTGCTTCGCATCAAAAAATCCACACTGGCGAGAAACcgtacaaatgcatggaatgcggGAAGGATTTCAGTCATAGCACCGGTCTGATTCAGCATCTGAGGATCCACACGGACGAAAAACCTTTCACCTGTTTGGAATGCCAAAAGAGTTTCAGGAGCAGCACAAAGCTCAATTTACACATGAGAGttcacactggggagaaaccatataaatgcttggagtgtggaaagagcttcagttaCAATGCTTACTTACGTTCACATAAAagaatccacactggggagaaaccatacgaatgcttggagtgtgggaagaCCTTCCACCAGAGACCGCACCTCGTGTCCCATCAAAGAATCCATACTGGGGAGAAGCCGTACGAATGCTTTGAGTGCGGAAAGACCTTTAGCCAGAGCTCGCATCGTAACCTGCACCAGCGAgtgcacacaggggagaaaccttacAACTGCCTGACATGTGGAAAGACCTTCAGTAATAACAGAAATCTTACTTTCCATCACAGGACCCATACgggggagaagccatacaagtgctTCGAGTGCGGGAAGTGCTTCAGTCAGAGCTCAAGCCTTCGCATCCATGAAAAAATCCACACAGGGGACAAGCCGTACCATTGCTTTGAGTGTGGAAAGAGATTCAGCTGTAGCTCAAGCCTCATTTCTCatcagagaacccacacaggagataAACCGTATAAGTGCTTTGAGTGTGGGAAAAGCTTTGGTCAGAGTCAGGGCCTTGCTATGCATATTAAATTTCACAGGGAAAAAATGTAG